GAGTGTCGGCGCTGCCGAGGTGGCGCGTCCAGTCGCTGAAATCTTGCAGGCTGCTGAAGGCGCGCGAGCTGATGCCGTCGAACGGTCGCTCGGGGCGATAGGCTTCGACCCGGCTGTGAACAACTTCGAGATTGGTCAGTTTCAGCTCCAGCTTCACCTGCACCAGAAAGCGGGTCTTCTTGCCGTTGGAATCGAGCAGGGTGAAATGGCGCTCGGGGAACATGATCGCCAGCGGAATGCCAGGCATGCCGCCACCGCTACCGACGTCCAGCCAGTTGTCCCCACGCTCGGCGACGAAGGGCACCACCGACAGGCTGTCGAGCAGATGGCGCGACACCATCTCGTCGGGGTCGCGCACGGCGGTGAGGTTGTAGGCCTTGTTCCACTTGATCAGCAGACCCAGGTAGGCGAGCAGTTGTTCCTGCTGCTGGGCGCTGAGCTCTATACCGAGTTCGCGGGCACCCTGC
The genomic region above belongs to Pseudomonas sp. GOM7 and contains:
- the rsmG gene encoding 16S rRNA (guanine(527)-N(7))-methyltransferase RsmG, with the translated sequence MSVSQRHAEELLQGARELGIELSAQQQEQLLAYLGLLIKWNKAYNLTAVRDPDEMVSRHLLDSLSVVPFVAERGDNWLDVGSGGGMPGIPLAIMFPERHFTLLDSNGKKTRFLVQVKLELKLTNLEVVHSRVEAYRPERPFDGISSRAFSSLQDFSDWTRHLGSADTHWLAMKGVHPDDELQALPADFRLSATHVLRVPGCQGQRHLLILRRSV